A single genomic interval of Chryseobacterium paludis harbors:
- a CDS encoding head GIN domain-containing protein, with product MKKTTLFIFSAFVVLASCNEKHDRKYKEKSDWVSTVTDKDHGPTREKEFKGDFDEIEVSQAIDAQIIKSETERVVISAPENIINEILVDNSGGKLHIHYKPGIRVMNSSNVTAKIYTKDFTKLAANSAGKITVKDKFVQEKTDIEISSAGSITGDLEANDFEISAGSSSSFEGKIWAVDLDVDASSAASISISGKSKNATITSSSGSSISAENVVADNVKAEASSGANVEISVTSKIDANASSGGSIDVHKKGNVTAVNKEESSGGSVNIH from the coding sequence ATGAAAAAAACGACTCTTTTTATCTTTTCAGCTTTCGTGGTATTAGCCTCGTGTAATGAAAAACATGATAGAAAATACAAAGAAAAAAGTGATTGGGTGTCTACTGTAACAGACAAAGATCACGGACCTACAAGGGAAAAGGAATTTAAAGGTGACTTTGATGAAATAGAGGTTTCTCAGGCTATTGATGCACAAATTATAAAATCTGAAACAGAAAGAGTAGTTATTTCAGCACCTGAAAATATTATTAATGAAATTCTTGTAGATAATAGTGGGGGAAAACTTCATATTCATTATAAGCCAGGAATCAGAGTAATGAATTCAAGTAATGTAACTGCAAAAATTTACACTAAAGACTTTACTAAGCTTGCAGCAAATTCTGCGGGAAAAATTACAGTTAAAGATAAGTTTGTTCAGGAAAAGACAGATATAGAAATATCCAGTGCCGGAAGTATTACCGGAGACCTGGAAGCTAATGATTTTGAAATTTCTGCTGGTAGCAGCAGTAGCTTTGAAGGTAAAATCTGGGCTGTTGACTTAGATGTTGACGCCTCTTCTGCGGCAAGTATTTCAATATCCGGAAAATCTAAAAATGCCACGATTACTTCCTCTTCAGGAAGTAGTATTTCTGCTGAGAATGTTGTTGCAGACAATGTAAAAGCTGAAGCTTCAAGTGGAGCAAATGTTGAAATAAGTGTAACATCAAAAATTGATGCTAACGCTTCTTCAGGTGGAAGTATTGATGTACATAAAAAAGGGAATGTTACTGCTGTAAACAAAGAGGAAAGCAGTGGCGGAAGTGTAAACATACACTAA
- a CDS encoding M3 family metallopeptidase, translated as MKNISSVLLISALAFNYSCTTMKKTDTQQEIPVPDSSLSSNPFMKKSKLQYEAPEFDKIKNEDFKPAFDFGLKQHDAEIVTIANNSAAPTFENTVVALEKSGEVLKRALTVFSNLTGANTNPTLQALDEEYAPILAAHSDKMYLNDNLYKRIKAIKEGGLDSESKRLLQFYKQNFEIAGANLSAADKEKLKQVNQELASLSTQYSNKLLEARKQGGVFFSDAKELDGLSPDEIEAAATDAKTAGQPGKYLLALQNTTQQPLLQNLKNRATREKLFKASWLRAEKGDANDTRETIEKLAKLRLKKAQILGKKSFAEWKLQDQMAKTPEAATKLMNQIATPAVETARREAKDIQDLIDQQKGGFKVEPWDWTFYAEQVRKAKFDLDENQIKPYFEVTTVLEKGVFYAAEKFYGLTFKKRTDLPTYHPDVVTYEVFDHDGKSIAIYYLDFYTRDSKNGGAWMSNFVEQSYLLGTKPVIVNCYNYQKPAPGKPSLISYDDVSTMFHEFGHSIHGMFASQKYPSLSGTNVPRDFVEFPSQINEHWALDPIILKNYALHYETKQPIPQALVDKIKKAGTFNQGYMTTELVSAAELDMDWHTVTNESQLIPVLDFEKQSLEKHGFNLATVPPRYHTPYFAHIWGGGYSAGYYAYLWSETLDNDAWEWIENNGGLTRENGDRFRKYILSVGNSVDLNQAFRDFTGHDPDIKPLLRNRGFIK; from the coding sequence ATGAAAAATATTTCATCGGTATTATTAATTTCTGCTTTGGCATTTAACTACTCTTGTACAACAATGAAAAAAACCGATACTCAACAGGAAATTCCTGTCCCAGATTCTTCTCTTTCGTCAAACCCTTTTATGAAGAAAAGCAAACTTCAGTATGAGGCTCCCGAATTTGATAAAATTAAAAATGAAGATTTTAAACCGGCTTTTGATTTCGGATTAAAACAGCACGATGCTGAAATCGTTACAATTGCTAACAACTCAGCAGCACCTACTTTTGAAAACACGGTCGTTGCTTTAGAAAAGAGCGGCGAAGTTTTAAAAAGAGCATTGACTGTATTTTCAAACTTAACAGGTGCAAATACAAACCCCACATTACAAGCTTTAGATGAGGAATATGCTCCAATTCTGGCAGCTCATTCTGATAAAATGTATCTTAATGATAATCTTTATAAAAGGATAAAGGCCATTAAAGAAGGTGGCTTAGATTCTGAAAGTAAAAGATTATTACAATTCTATAAGCAGAATTTTGAAATTGCAGGTGCTAATCTTTCTGCTGCAGATAAAGAGAAATTAAAGCAAGTAAACCAAGAGCTAGCCTCACTTTCTACTCAATATTCAAATAAATTGTTAGAAGCTAGAAAGCAAGGTGGTGTTTTCTTTTCAGACGCTAAAGAACTTGATGGGCTTTCTCCTGATGAAATTGAAGCGGCAGCAACAGATGCAAAAACAGCAGGACAACCTGGAAAATATCTGTTAGCTTTACAAAATACCACTCAACAACCTTTATTACAAAACCTAAAAAACAGAGCTACCAGAGAAAAGCTTTTTAAAGCTTCATGGTTAAGAGCTGAAAAAGGAGATGCCAATGATACGAGAGAGACAATTGAAAAACTTGCTAAATTAAGACTTAAAAAAGCCCAGATCTTAGGTAAAAAGAGCTTCGCAGAATGGAAACTGCAGGATCAGATGGCAAAGACTCCTGAAGCAGCTACCAAATTAATGAATCAGATTGCAACTCCTGCTGTAGAAACAGCAAGACGAGAGGCAAAAGATATCCAGGATTTAATTGATCAACAAAAAGGGGGTTTCAAAGTAGAGCCCTGGGACTGGACTTTCTATGCTGAACAGGTAAGAAAGGCAAAATTTGATCTAGATGAAAACCAGATCAAACCCTATTTTGAAGTAACAACTGTTTTAGAAAAAGGAGTTTTCTATGCTGCCGAAAAATTCTATGGTCTTACTTTCAAAAAAAGAACAGATCTTCCAACCTATCATCCTGACGTTGTAACTTATGAAGTTTTCGACCATGACGGAAAATCAATTGCCATTTATTATTTAGATTTCTATACCAGAGATTCTAAAAATGGTGGTGCATGGATGAGTAATTTTGTTGAACAGTCTTACCTCTTGGGAACAAAACCAGTCATTGTCAATTGCTATAACTATCAAAAACCAGCTCCTGGAAAACCATCTTTAATTAGTTATGATGATGTTTCCACTATGTTTCATGAGTTTGGCCACTCTATTCACGGAATGTTTGCAAGTCAAAAATATCCTTCTCTTTCAGGAACTAATGTACCAAGAGATTTTGTAGAGTTTCCTTCACAGATTAATGAGCATTGGGCATTAGATCCTATTATTCTAAAAAACTATGCACTTCATTATGAAACTAAACAGCCTATACCACAAGCATTAGTTGATAAGATAAAAAAAGCTGGAACTTTCAATCAAGGTTATATGACAACAGAATTGGTTTCTGCGGCAGAACTTGATATGGATTGGCATACTGTAACGAATGAAAGCCAGTTGATCCCAGTTCTCGATTTTGAAAAACAATCTTTAGAAAAACATGGATTTAACTTGGCAACCGTTCCGCCAAGATACCATACCCCTTATTTTGCACATATTTGGGGTGGTGGATATTCAGCAGGATATTATGCTTACTTATGGTCTGAAACACTAGATAATGATGCTTGGGAATGGATTGAGAATAATGGTGGATTAACAAGAGAAAACGGAGACCGTTTCAGAAAATACATTCTTTCTGTAGGAAACTCTGTAGATTTGAATCAGGCATTTAGAGATTTTACAGGACATGATCCGGATATTAAACCTTTATTGAGAAACAGAGGGTTTATAAAATAA
- a CDS encoding YchJ family protein, producing the protein MNCPCCSGKSYEQCCKPYHTGEKHAPTAEALMRSRFSAFAIPNGEYLMETTPPGKRKLHNKKDLQEWCEINEWTKLEIVQTPALNHVEFKAYYTDQDGNPQVHHEFSVFQKMHDRWYYVSGKFLD; encoded by the coding sequence ATGAATTGTCCCTGTTGCTCTGGAAAATCATATGAACAATGTTGTAAGCCTTATCATACAGGAGAAAAACATGCTCCAACAGCAGAAGCTTTAATGCGTTCCCGATTTTCAGCATTTGCTATTCCTAATGGAGAATATTTAATGGAAACCACTCCACCTGGAAAGCGCAAGTTGCATAACAAAAAAGATTTGCAGGAATGGTGTGAAATTAATGAATGGACAAAATTAGAAATTGTCCAAACTCCAGCTTTAAATCATGTTGAATTTAAGGCTTATTATACAGATCAGGATGGAAACCCACAAGTTCATCATGAGTTTTCTGTTTTTCAGAAAATGCATGACCGCTGGTATTATGTTTCTGGAAAATTTTTAGATTAA
- a CDS encoding FKBP-type peptidyl-prolyl cis-trans isomerase: MTIENNHVVAVSYILHTIEEDGSKILVEETTAENPLTFLHGVGMMIPKFEQNILGLKAGDKAAFTILPEEAYGDRQPDAIAQLPVDMFNESGLPPVGAILPLSDNQGNNFQALVVEVTPEVVIADLNHPMAGKVLDFQVEILNTRPATEEELAHGHPHGIDGTDAH, from the coding sequence ATGACAATCGAAAACAATCATGTTGTAGCTGTAAGTTACATACTTCACACAATCGAAGAGGATGGAAGTAAGATTCTTGTAGAAGAAACAACAGCAGAAAATCCACTTACATTTTTGCACGGTGTAGGAATGATGATCCCAAAGTTTGAGCAAAATATCCTTGGTTTAAAAGCGGGTGATAAAGCAGCTTTTACTATTCTGCCTGAAGAAGCCTATGGTGACAGACAACCGGATGCTATAGCACAATTACCAGTTGATATGTTTAATGAATCTGGTCTTCCACCTGTTGGAGCTATTTTGCCTTTGTCTGATAATCAAGGGAATAATTTTCAAGCATTGGTAGTTGAAGTAACGCCAGAAGTTGTAATAGCTGACCTTAACCATCCGATGGCTGGAAAAGTTTTAGATTTCCAGGTGGAAATTTTAAACACACGTCCCGCTACAGAAGAAGAATTAGCACATGGTCATCCTCATGGAATTGACGGAACAGATGCTCACTAA
- a CDS encoding VF530 family protein, translated as MHEKSPDPLHGKRLDAMLEELVEYYEGFEKLGEQINIKCFTDNPSINSSLKFLRKTDWARTKVESLYLFMLRQKKRNETKNRK; from the coding sequence ATGCACGAAAAATCTCCAGATCCCTTACACGGCAAAAGGCTTGATGCTATGCTAGAGGAGTTAGTTGAATATTATGAAGGATTTGAAAAGTTAGGAGAGCAGATTAATATTAAATGTTTTACGGATAATCCAAGTATTAATTCTTCGTTGAAATTTTTACGTAAAACCGATTGGGCAAGAACAAAAGTTGAAAGTCTGTATCTCTTTATGTTGAGACAGAAAAAAAGGAATGAAACAAAGAATAGAAAGTAG
- a CDS encoding GIY-YIG nuclease family protein, whose amino-acid sequence MQSSFVYILLCSDNTYYTGVTENVYKRFEEHQNGKHFDSYTYGRRPLDLVYYCHFMDITQAFTFEKKIKKWSRAKKQALIEDRFNDLPNLAKKNFTK is encoded by the coding sequence ATGCAAAGTTCATTTGTCTACATATTACTATGTTCTGATAATACTTATTACACCGGTGTAACAGAAAACGTTTACAAACGTTTTGAAGAACATCAGAATGGAAAACACTTCGACTCATACACGTACGGAAGAAGACCTTTGGACTTAGTTTACTACTGCCATTTTATGGATATCACACAAGCATTCACTTTTGAAAAGAAAATAAAAAAATGGTCGAGGGCTAAAAAACAGGCTCTTATCGAAGACCGTTTTAATGACTTACCTAATCTGGCAAAGAAAAATTTTACGAAATAA
- a CDS encoding metallophosphoesterase family protein, producing MKILHTADWHLGKRLDRFSRLEEQVQVMNEIVQIADVQKVDLIIVAGDLFDNFNPRVDAIELFYKTLKRLSLNGKRPVIAISGNHDAPSLIDAPDPLARECGIILIGHPKAKINPFELENFTISNSVEGLIELQLNGLDFPIRILHTPYANEVRLKEYFGENKEEELNKVLAENWKKLADEFCDTNGVNILTAHLYMNKRGTELIEEPEGEKPIKIGAADLIYSDIIPDQIQYTALGHLHSFQNIGTKEKPVVYSSSPLCYSFSEAGQTKYVNIIEAEPNKEVSYERVALKNGKSLIRKTFDSIEKTIEWLLENQDTLVELTLESETFLKADERKRIYQSHNGIVHLIPKVKNQDFNENHLHEINLNQDIQSLFQDYFKSKNNGQQPNEDLMKMFNEILNA from the coding sequence ATGAAAATTCTGCATACTGCCGACTGGCATTTAGGGAAACGTCTGGATCGGTTTTCACGTCTGGAAGAACAGGTTCAGGTTATGAATGAAATTGTTCAAATAGCCGACGTACAAAAGGTAGATCTGATTATTGTAGCCGGGGACCTGTTTGATAACTTCAACCCTAGAGTTGATGCCATTGAGTTGTTTTATAAAACGTTAAAACGTTTATCATTAAATGGGAAGCGTCCTGTTATAGCTATTTCGGGAAATCATGATGCTCCAAGTTTAATTGATGCTCCCGATCCACTTGCCAGAGAATGTGGAATTATTTTAATTGGTCATCCAAAAGCTAAGATTAACCCATTTGAACTGGAAAATTTTACGATTTCAAATTCGGTTGAAGGATTGATCGAGTTACAACTTAATGGTTTAGATTTCCCAATACGAATTTTACATACTCCTTATGCAAACGAGGTCCGATTAAAGGAATATTTTGGAGAGAATAAAGAGGAAGAACTTAATAAAGTTCTAGCTGAAAACTGGAAAAAGCTTGCTGATGAATTTTGTGACACCAATGGCGTCAATATTTTAACAGCTCATTTATATATGAATAAAAGAGGCACAGAACTCATTGAAGAGCCTGAAGGTGAAAAGCCTATTAAAATTGGAGCTGCAGACCTTATTTATTCCGATATTATCCCTGATCAAATTCAATATACTGCTTTGGGACATCTTCACAGTTTTCAGAATATTGGAACAAAAGAAAAACCGGTTGTATATTCTTCTTCACCCCTATGTTATAGCTTCAGTGAAGCTGGACAAACAAAATATGTCAATATTATCGAAGCAGAGCCCAACAAAGAGGTTTCATATGAAAGAGTAGCTCTAAAAAATGGAAAGTCTCTCATTAGAAAAACATTTGATTCTATAGAAAAAACTATTGAATGGTTACTTGAAAATCAAGATACTCTGGTTGAATTGACACTGGAAAGTGAAACATTTTTAAAAGCAGATGAAAGAAAACGTATTTACCAGTCTCACAATGGTATCGTTCACTTGATTCCGAAGGTTAAAAATCAGGATTTCAATGAAAACCATCTTCATGAAATTAATCTGAATCAGGATATTCAATCTTTATTTCAGGATTATTTTAAATCTAAAAATAATGGACAGCAACCTAATGAAGACTTAATGAAAATGTTCAATGAAATTTTAAACGCTTAA
- a CDS encoding AAA family ATPase, whose amino-acid sequence MIPIQVTIEGLYSYQERQTIDFRNLTEAGLFGIFGSVGSGKSSILEAISFALYGETERLNMRDKRAYNMMNLKSNSSYIEFDFINHENKLFRATRDFKRNSKKFDDVKPSSVTFYEKRNEKWIPLDHSDAEQIIGLSYANFKRTIIIPQGQFKEFLELGAAERTSMMKEIFNLQRFDLQNNVSVLNIRNKSELDQLQGELKGFEEISAEQINSQKENLTKEQQKYDQVKNEHQQASEKYQQLKSLKTDFENLQQKKEDFEKISADKLKIDALEKKTNIYDTVFRIFNPLLNEKKKLSHEISARQKEQEVHIKYVAETEKNFTKIREQLLSLQPKFDALGQSKTQENDLGLILQILKFSTEIKTLEERTQKGSEKVQEVEEKQKNTLKKINDLTKETEALKPKKIEANLLISVGNWFVHKKNLNDLQHKQTEKLIHYKGLITKVLEDLKPFNINPENFREDFKLKTDSLETGRKELSQKFDHLKIQNELSRFANELHDGESCPLCGSLEHPNIVGFHDVNTELNDIQEKIQSIENELLKIQKQTSEIEKILDRKKIFEDQLRTEQEVLNQLQKEILTHRQNFIWENFNADQENDFELKRQQSFTIEKQMEQISQLILKEREILEKEQETLEKYKKALDEFKLEEAKKEEQINTNRSNLKTLNWNDYKDQSYPEVFDLHQKLAESNLDVERNYQTLTNQEKETAPKLAEQKTIVNQLAIRVSELEKEISSNEESLQLALAQQGFTTLMDVQNILIEEIHVQEKRNQIQQFRIQFETLKNGIQELEVKLKDFSFNKEEFHSVEDQFKIIETTLKQANDTVVKTISEIDRLEKEFKKKESLLKNLSELQKRSENLKVMTNLFKAAGFVQYVSSIYLRQLCDHANVRFHKMTRNQLSLQLNENNDFEIVDYLNEGRTRSVKTLSGGQAFQVSLSLALALAESVQATTKADKNFFFIDEGFGTQDVESVNIVFETLMGLQKENRIVGIISHVEELKEKIPVSLSIVKDEERGSLIKII is encoded by the coding sequence ATGATCCCAATTCAAGTAACAATAGAAGGTCTATATTCTTATCAGGAACGTCAGACTATCGATTTCAGAAACCTTACTGAGGCTGGATTGTTCGGAATCTTTGGTTCGGTTGGTTCCGGAAAATCATCTATCCTTGAAGCAATTTCTTTTGCTTTATATGGTGAAACGGAGCGTTTGAATATGCGTGACAAACGAGCTTACAATATGATGAATCTGAAATCAAACAGTTCCTATATTGAATTTGATTTCATAAACCATGAAAATAAATTATTCCGTGCAACCCGAGATTTCAAAAGAAATTCCAAAAAATTTGATGATGTAAAACCTTCCTCTGTAACTTTTTATGAAAAGAGGAATGAAAAATGGATACCACTCGACCATTCTGATGCTGAGCAAATTATAGGATTAAGTTATGCGAATTTTAAGCGTACAATTATTATTCCGCAAGGCCAGTTTAAGGAATTCCTTGAATTGGGAGCAGCAGAAAGAACGAGCATGATGAAGGAAATTTTTAATCTTCAACGGTTTGATTTACAAAACAATGTCTCGGTTTTAAATATCAGAAACAAATCTGAGCTGGATCAATTACAAGGTGAATTGAAAGGATTTGAGGAAATAAGTGCGGAACAGATTAATTCTCAAAAAGAAAATCTTACAAAAGAGCAGCAAAAATACGATCAGGTAAAAAATGAGCATCAACAAGCTTCAGAAAAATATCAGCAATTAAAAAGTCTAAAAACAGATTTTGAAAATTTACAACAAAAGAAAGAGGATTTTGAAAAGATATCTGCTGATAAATTAAAGATTGATGCTTTAGAAAAGAAAACAAATATCTATGATACTGTTTTCAGAATCTTTAATCCTTTGCTAAATGAAAAAAAGAAGCTATCACATGAAATTTCCGCAAGACAAAAAGAGCAGGAAGTCCATATAAAATATGTAGCGGAAACCGAGAAAAATTTCACTAAAATAAGAGAACAGCTTCTATCGCTCCAACCTAAATTTGATGCATTAGGACAGTCAAAAACACAAGAAAATGATTTAGGTTTGATCTTACAAATATTGAAGTTTTCGACTGAAATAAAAACACTTGAAGAAAGGACACAGAAGGGTTCTGAAAAAGTGCAGGAAGTTGAAGAAAAACAAAAGAACACTTTAAAAAAAATAAATGATCTTACTAAGGAGACAGAAGCTTTAAAACCAAAAAAAATTGAGGCTAATTTATTAATTAGTGTTGGAAATTGGTTTGTACACAAAAAAAATCTGAATGATCTCCAACACAAGCAAACCGAAAAACTAATTCATTACAAGGGATTAATCACAAAGGTTTTAGAAGACTTAAAGCCCTTTAATATCAATCCTGAAAATTTTCGAGAAGATTTTAAACTAAAAACAGATTCTTTAGAAACTGGCAGAAAAGAATTATCACAAAAGTTTGACCACCTTAAAATTCAGAATGAATTATCCCGTTTTGCCAACGAATTACATGATGGTGAATCATGTCCACTTTGCGGATCGTTAGAACATCCAAATATTGTCGGATTTCACGATGTGAATACTGAGCTCAATGATATTCAGGAAAAAATACAATCTATCGAAAATGAACTTTTAAAAATTCAAAAACAGACTTCTGAAATTGAAAAAATTCTGGATCGTAAAAAGATCTTTGAAGATCAATTACGAACAGAGCAGGAAGTTTTAAATCAGCTTCAAAAAGAGATATTAACTCATCGTCAAAATTTTATATGGGAAAATTTTAATGCTGATCAAGAAAATGACTTTGAATTAAAACGTCAACAGTCATTTACCATAGAAAAGCAGATGGAACAAATCAGTCAGCTGATTTTAAAGGAAAGAGAAATTCTTGAAAAAGAGCAGGAAACCCTAGAAAAGTATAAAAAAGCTTTGGACGAATTTAAACTGGAAGAAGCAAAAAAAGAAGAACAGATCAACACCAATCGTTCAAATTTAAAGACTTTGAATTGGAATGATTATAAGGACCAATCATATCCTGAGGTTTTCGACCTTCATCAAAAATTAGCTGAATCCAATCTTGATGTTGAAAGAAATTATCAGACTCTAACTAATCAGGAAAAAGAAACTGCGCCCAAACTGGCAGAACAAAAAACCATTGTAAATCAGCTAGCTATCAGGGTTTCAGAGCTAGAAAAAGAAATTTCTTCCAACGAAGAATCATTACAGCTCGCTTTAGCACAACAAGGTTTTACTACATTAATGGATGTTCAAAATATCTTAATAGAAGAAATCCATGTTCAGGAGAAAAGGAATCAAATCCAACAGTTCAGAATTCAGTTTGAAACATTAAAAAACGGAATTCAGGAACTAGAGGTAAAGCTTAAAGATTTCTCTTTTAACAAAGAAGAGTTTCATTCTGTTGAAGATCAATTTAAAATTATTGAAACAACATTAAAGCAAGCTAACGACACTGTTGTTAAAACTATTTCTGAAATTGACAGGCTTGAAAAAGAGTTTAAGAAAAAAGAAAGTCTTCTGAAAAATCTCAGTGAACTTCAGAAGCGATCTGAGAATTTAAAAGTGATGACCAACTTGTTTAAAGCAGCCGGTTTTGTTCAGTACGTTTCATCCATTTATCTAAGACAACTCTGCGATCACGCAAATGTACGATTCCATAAGATGACCAGAAATCAACTGAGTCTCCAACTGAATGAGAACAATGATTTTGAAATAGTTGACTACCTGAATGAGGGACGAACCCGAAGTGTAAAAACATTATCTGGAGGACAGGCATTCCAGGTATCATTAAGTTTGGCTTTAGCTTTAGCAGAAAGTGTACAGGCTACAACAAAAGCAGATAAAAATTTCTTTTTTATAGATGAAGGTTTTGGAACACAGGATGTGGAATCAGTAAATATTGTTTTTGAAACGTTGATGGGGCTCCAAAAGGAAAACAGGATCGTAGGAATTATCTCGCATGTAGAAGAACTTAAAGAAAAAATCCCCGTTTCATTGAGTATTGTAAAAGATGAAGAGCGTGGAAGTCTTATTAAGATCATTTAA
- a CDS encoding LLM class flavin-dependent oxidoreductase yields MELGIGMFGDLAFDQTTGKYKDAGVKIREILEQVKLMDEVGIDVFAMGEHHRPDYAVSSPEMVLAAAASITKNIKLASGVTVLSSSEPVKVYEDFSTLDLISDGRAEIFVGRGSFIESFPLYGYSLNDYEQLFDEKLELLLKINSEENVSWSGKLRAPMQNQTVYPRAKNDGRLPIWRAVGGTPQSVLSAAKLGMPLVVAIIGGMPIQFRNLIEFYKQEYQNAGHDISEMQIAIHSHTFVSDDQNVVDGYFNNYKSQMDRIGSSRGWAPYTKAQYDGGRSKDGALFIGSLAEVSDKIAYMKEIFGITRFVGHMDVGDPDHNLMMKSIELFGQEVLPNIKSL; encoded by the coding sequence ATGGAATTAGGAATAGGAATGTTTGGTGATTTAGCTTTTGACCAGACAACAGGGAAATATAAAGATGCCGGAGTAAAAATCAGAGAAATTCTCGAACAGGTAAAATTAATGGATGAGGTTGGAATCGACGTTTTTGCAATGGGAGAACACCATCGTCCTGATTATGCTGTTTCTTCTCCTGAAATGGTATTGGCAGCAGCAGCGAGCATTACAAAAAATATTAAACTGGCAAGTGGTGTTACTGTTTTAAGTTCATCGGAACCAGTAAAAGTTTATGAAGATTTTTCAACATTAGACCTTATTTCTGATGGAAGAGCAGAAATATTTGTAGGAAGAGGCAGTTTTATTGAATCCTTTCCACTTTATGGATATTCACTGAATGATTATGAGCAACTCTTTGATGAGAAGTTAGAATTGTTGTTAAAAATAAACTCAGAAGAGAATGTTTCATGGTCAGGAAAGCTTCGTGCACCGATGCAGAATCAAACGGTCTATCCAAGAGCAAAGAATGATGGAAGGCTTCCTATATGGAGAGCTGTTGGTGGAACTCCGCAATCAGTTTTAAGTGCTGCGAAACTAGGAATGCCATTAGTCGTGGCGATTATTGGTGGAATGCCTATTCAGTTTAGAAACCTGATAGAATTCTATAAACAGGAATATCAAAATGCTGGACACGATATTTCTGAGATGCAGATCGCCATACATTCTCATACTTTTGTAAGTGATGACCAGAATGTGGTAGATGGCTATTTCAATAATTATAAGTCACAGATGGACAGGATAGGATCTTCCAGAGGTTGGGCTCCATATACTAAAGCTCAATATGATGGTGGAAGAAGTAAAGATGGTGCTTTATTTATTGGAAGTCTTGCTGAAGTTTCTGATAAGATTGCTTATATGAAGGAAATTTTTGGTATTACCAGATTTGTTGGACACATGGATGTAGGGGATCCGGACCATAATTTGATGATGAAATCTATTGAATTATTTGGTCAGGAAGTATTACCTAACATTAAATCTTTATAA
- a CDS encoding helix-turn-helix transcriptional regulator, with translation MQKEKLRLIRKKKGYTQQQIADIIATDVSNYSRKESGDVKIVRAEWEKIANFLDVTMEEIYEEDDAQIVVNNDHPVFNDSSASGIYQYNNSTIPLSIVENLQEYISLLKEENRKLNEEIKSLKGKK, from the coding sequence ATGCAAAAAGAAAAATTACGTTTGATTAGAAAGAAAAAGGGATACACTCAGCAGCAGATTGCTGATATCATTGCTACCGATGTCTCCAACTATAGTAGAAAGGAAAGTGGGGATGTGAAAATAGTACGAGCCGAATGGGAAAAAATAGCTAATTTCTTAGATGTCACCATGGAAGAGATCTATGAAGAAGATGATGCTCAAATCGTAGTTAATAACGACCATCCTGTTTTTAATGACAGTTCGGCATCTGGTATCTATCAATATAATAATAGTACAATTCCTCTTTCTATCGTTGAGAACCTTCAGGAATATATTTCTTTATTAAAAGAAGAAAATCGAAAATTAAATGAAGAAATTAAAAGCTTAAAAGGAAAAAAATAA
- a CDS encoding MGMT family protein: MDEVFKQQIYEITRLIPKGRVSSYGAIAKAVGYPNHSRHVGKAMGGCPKDVPAHRVISSSGTLSVKEFQPKLEAEGVVVENFRIKNFKQLFWDPLKEL, encoded by the coding sequence ATGGACGAGGTTTTCAAGCAACAGATTTATGAAATAACCAGGCTTATTCCAAAAGGCCGGGTTTCTTCGTATGGAGCAATAGCAAAAGCAGTGGGTTATCCAAATCATTCCCGACATGTTGGAAAAGCCATGGGCGGTTGCCCAAAAGATGTTCCGGCACATCGGGTTATTTCAAGTTCCGGAACTTTATCGGTAAAAGAGTTTCAGCCTAAGCTTGAAGCAGAGGGTGTTGTAGTTGAGAATTTTAGAATCAAAAACTTCAAACAGCTTTTCTGGGATCCTCTTAAAGAATTGTAG